The genomic segment cgacacatgtattggagtatgagcccgtggagctacgtgaggatatgtcctacgaggagtacccggtgtgcatcctcgatcgagaagtaaagaaattgcgaagtcgcaagatcccttatgtgaaagtccagtggagcaaccatgatgtgcgagaagccacttgggagctcgaggaaactATGCGgcgagagtatccgcatctatttgagtcgacgagctaaggtatgcgtaatttcgcagacgaaattattttaaggggtggaggatgtaatataccgaaaattcggaaaataaaagtcgaactttagccaaattgaccaaagtgcgaggatggaacacttcggagagtccgaaggtgttaaaataatcaaaagtgagttgtggaaggttttcgagagctaaagaatcaaattctgcaaaactgcagattttcagctctcggggaccggtccctggtgggagagaccggtccccgaacgcgtataagatgagacagccgaaaaatcggctaagtcctgagaaagtagctctcgggaaccggtccctgtccgagagaccggtccccgagagaccggtcccacaaggggagaccggttgcactgcgcgcagcagctctggctgagctgggacgacgttcgggaaccggtccctgctcggggagaccggtctctgcctgcgcggaatgcccagttcgggcagtgtaataaagtgaaagttgaggggtttagctgcaattttgcaacccaatagctatgtattgagggttaatgagattttctctcattctcaccctctcaaacactctcttctctccctctctctctagaaggcaaaggagaagaagaagaaggaaagaaaggaaggaaaagaaggagacgaaggtgaagaagaagcttttggagcaaagaggcttcatcttcttcctctctagtgcaagttagggaaagctttgaggtaagcttcaaccctaatcatgctaaaaccctagaaatgggtttgaataaacctagaaatggttcttatggagcttttggagtattagaagcttttcttttgcttctaaagagatcaaaaccttggtttgctttagaggtgagcttggaccacctctaatggtgaaatccaaactagggttttggaaaggctaagaatggttctaatggactatttagagtataatgaagccacttttgcttcccaatgagatcaaaccctagattttgatatacattagagctagggcacccaaattggggcttttgctcatgagggattccaagtgcaattgaccctccgaaaacctaattgggggtatttccgacgcgtaggtgcgctcggattaacgttacgaaaagccaaagtaaagttatgggcaaaatggcctaataagggttcgttatgccgcaggtaaagaacgaaaggtctaaaaatcacaagaaaatcatcggagcacctttgaaagcctacgaggtgggtgctgcttttcaaactcattgaaattctctctatgcctaatgtgtcattctttgagcatatgttctatatattgttgcatgcattttagggtaaagtaatgatgaaatgtgatgattgcatgattgtgagcacaacttgcataatgagatggttgagaacctaataatgtcaaaaccctagatgtatgcatgagagaaaatgtgagtacccaaagtgagcaaaagaacagagtggcacaatgacatagatcgagtggcatttgaaaatgtaaagtaaagagacactagagatagtgtgaggtaaagaaccaatgtaatgtaaagaatgctgaAAATGATAATGCTTAAAGTTAACGCAATGTGGGAAGTAAAGAACGTGAaaatgctagaggtagccaaaagtaaagaatgtaaagaatataattgctagagttagcaaaagtaaaggacaatgtaaagaatgtgattgcatgagtttgcaacataaagtgatataatgaacactagagctagtgtaaagtcaagattgaacttatagatcctttgagttaaggatatgatcatgcttgctatgagttccgtgctcgagggcggtcgctccccctcgggcgatgcgctccggagttatgcatccgggttggagtaaacccgtaaggacggtcctagcgggtgagttcctgcgatgatggacttaatgtgaagcaagttaatgtggcgaagcccccgggttagccttaacgattaaagaacaaagaacaaagagcaaagaataaagaacaaagcacaaagtaaagtcaaagaattgaaagaatttgcataatctgcatttatttaatgttgagcatacttcttgcttattgttcaggcatattaccatcatgttatagattggttactatacagcttattctttctactatgcctgagttagtcctagtgggaaagtcggtgatgttgaggccgaacccactgggaactttgttgtagttctcaccccactatttccacagagccgggaccgagcgagccggcgagcgaccgaggtaaaggtatcgcgccttagtaagaggccaccaaagttgggtacATTTTGTTAGCAAACACCCTtttgtcatcttttgtatttgatgattagcaatgtgaagaaaagaatgtaaagcttattttgaggtaaatgtgatgtaagaaagaaatgatggaattatgtaatgaaatgtaaagaatcctaaatgtaacagatggatgcaatgtatatgatctaatatgaatcatattacttgtgtagaagtttagttttcctatctttcactaatggctactgcttaccctcgtgtaagccgtttgtgtatgtttccgctagtgcaattcttgtttgaattttgtacatgtgatgagccttgggcggacaggggaaactctgtccgttcggcgtctgtttgacgtgctcgggtcgggccaaattggcatcggtctcggggcgtgacaaatatgaTGGCAAAGAGTAGTACACAGATTCTATCATGCTCAAATATGTCCAACACAAAACTAGTGTGATCCcacatggcaagcaagtatactaAAGTGCAAAAAGCGCTATAAACAAGTATACTATAAGTCCAAacctatgctataagcatgtccaAGAAACCAAACTACTATaatctatttagtagtgattttTACTTATGCGACACcatgtcgatttccatttcccattaaggacctacccaaggtagtccggcttgcgccgcctaagtgcctgtggtagcccaacattcccactTGAGGAATGAGTCTGTCCCACCCGGCCCcataggcttctcaataccgcacgagcgaacataagtcgcataggctaactctggagtgccggcttgtagagagcgaccctcacaagcatgtgcgaatgagcacaaatggcaagcaagcgtagtcatcgtctcaaATGCCCGATCATCATGTTTCTAACATGGTAACAATCACTAGCAACCCATCGGTCTAGTCAAATGTCCaatgtgaaggtttaaccgttcattaTGTCTAATGCCCTTCTATGGCATTACATCTCACTATGCCCAAATCTTGTTCCAACACTAATGCCACTCCATGatattaggtttactaagtccacacatattccaagcctaatgcccctttaggacattagcttactaattcACAAACCACTCTAGTCTAAtacccctttatgacattatctaCTAGGTTCACATATAGCCCAAGctcaatgtctctttatgacattagcttactaagttCACATATAGTCCAAGctcaatgtctctttatgatattagcttaCTAAGTTCACATATAGCCCAAGCTCAacgcctctttatgacattagcttacaaaGTTCACATAATATTCAAGTTCCAAGCCACTTCATGGCCTAATGTTTCCTCATATGACCAAGGGTATATATAATCATTGtcatttcactatatgaaaaataattctaaGTCCCAAATACGAATGCTAAactcatgcataagtctcacatgcaagctctctactacatagaagtccaaaaatgcattgtatacaacataagtattttaagcattctaaaatttataaataatacatctaacatgaaaatgcatgattttttattttacgatacataaatccacaaaaatgagattttctcattcttaGGTGAGGTCAAATCCACCGAGCACCGCTAAaactccttcgtttcgccgaatggagttgtccacaattctcctagtaccctaaaggtcacAAGAGAAGAGATACACGTACGTTACAAAAAGccctaggctcaaacattaaccaactcacgtaaaggggcaaaaactcacctatagtgtagaaatccccTTTAAAATCCTAAATggaagctaaatcccttccaaagcaacctaaaccaaggttctaatccaattagatgagctctaaaagcttcaaatcaaaaagccccaaataaaccctagatttttcaTCTCTAcggtttcatctcaagaaaacCTCCAAAAACCAAATCTAGAGGGAAAGAATAAGATGCTAACCTCTTTGAAGCTTTAAATAAGGATCAAAGTCCTCAAGGttcaaggatcttccctcaaGCAAGccccaagtccaagctccaagcctctacCAAGGTGGAAAGGCCACCAAGatgcaaagagaagcaaaatgaagcaattagatttcaaaaatcccaacaaaatcaAGGAGAAGGgatggagggctcccttaccttccTCTCTAGTGTTCTCAGCTCAGGGAAGaacctaaggggcgtgggtgatggtatagaaggccacaatcgcaaaaacacccctgcagttcgacctgttcagattctgccaaagtgtatcggtacacgggcaagtgtaccggtacagatccCACGAAAAAGGCAAACCCGAgtctcgggtttgaaattcggcacaagtgtaccgatacaaccatcaacgtgtaccggtacaaaatctgtaccggtacaaccagcgacctGTCACCGATTTCACCATGTGCAGAGAGCAATCCGAGGGTAACCTAAGTCCAtctctttggtgaccttagcgctacataaaatactacaaatctcgggatacgagccataggtcggaacactataaACGATCCACcaaaaaatctggaaaaactcaaaacacagttcaaacactcaaaccccgcaatttgcaaagattCAGTGTGTTAATAAAGTCACCGACGGCCATGGAAATATCAAGATATGCTAAATTGGCTTCTTACTATGGGGCTCATGACGGTTGTAAATAACCATTCCAGCGGTTCATTTCATAGCTATAAATAACCCTACTTTGTAATTCAAGTTTGAAAGATGTAAAACACGCTGGTAAACTATAGAATTATCATAGATTTTTTAGTAGTAAATGTAATTCGAAATGTAATATAGTTGTAAGTGTATGCAGTTGTAAATGCAGTTGTAAACGTAGCAGTTATGACCATATATTAATtcatttggttggatgtagtataAAGTGCtggaattataaaaaaattattttgttgcaTAGTTGAGAACTAGTTAagtgacccgcgcgatgccgcgggtagttattttaaaatttaattttgaaaattagttataaaaatcaatttcagaataattatgaaatattacggacaaattatgaaataattttaaataaatgcatCTATCTTCcctaatatagaaaatataaggaGCTTTCTCAAcaataagatattttgaaatagttcttcaactttattaaatattttcttatcttgttatcttttgtttaattttatattgataattttgtaaggttatctataatatttcaaatattttcatgGGTACGAATGAAATTATcccataataattatttcaaacaTGACCACATGTCTAAGGGattgagaaataataaatggtgcaataagtacatcaaaaaattttagtaggcatggtagtcccccattagttagtgaaataatttttagtaggtatcgtagtcccccagtagttactgaatgaaaagagaaattattgcttgtgattctcgcaattaactttcgtcaaatataaaattaacttaagccGCATCAatcttttttctcattttttgatgtacaatttatatgtgaatgctcaatattataaaattaatatttatatctaataccaatagtctaaattatttaacatttatttatatattttacattttatacaaataaatagtaaattatataattatataataaattattatataataatatatctatataaaaataaaatactatatataataaataaatatatatatttataaataaaacatttttttataaaaatatagagagagagagagagaatgaaaggGACCTCCCTCTCACGTGGTCCACGAGGTCGAAGTGCCCTCGTGGACCCGTGAAAACCACCATGAGCCGCGATTTTTTTCGGCTCCGCGCAGACCGCGCCGTGCCGCACCGGCGCTCGGCGCCCAGCGCGGCGCGCGGGCCCACGCCCACGCTCTCGCGGTCCCCGCACCCACACGCTTACgccgcgcccgcgccctcgcGCAACCCACGCCGTGCCCGCGTGAACCGCCCGCGCCTGCGCCCTCGCCGCGCCACGCCGTGCCGGGCCCCGCCCCCGCGCCTGCTCCTGTTCGCGGCTCCGCTGCCACGTGTTGCCCTCCCGTTGAAGTTATTGATgaataatatatctatacaaatggcatttgtaaaattttattgcttTATATATGTGGTAATCTGATTACtctaatgtaaaaaagaaatatttctatttaaaaaataattagaaagatAAGCTTATCTTCTATTTAAAGTTATTTCTTTAAATTACTGTAGTTGAGTCTCCTTATATATGCCCCAGCGGTTGAATTCACACACATTAAACCAAAcaccatatttaaatttatatacagttacaactatattataattgtaaCTATATAAAATCAAACAATTCCTGAACACACTTAATGATTGATGCTCaagatctcaaattcgaaatataattattttatattttttatttagaaataaacttactgAAAATGTGAACaaattaagattcgaacttgggaccttgaATACCAACCGTCAAACTCTTTACCATTTGTGTCGGTTAATCTACTGTCACCATTTACATTAAAATCCCTAACATCAGTTATTCATTTTAATAAAATCGCCTTATGTTGAAGACGAAAATTGTCACGTCAGCATCAATTAATCTAAGTTTGCTGCCGCCGCAGCCATGAAgcaattttcatcaaaattaaCAGAACACTTTTTATCGAATGGGAATTTGATCGGAAGAAATAGTAAACGCTCGAAACTCGACCCAAGAAattaaagcaaaagaaaaaataaaagttaggaACCAAGGTGATGCGATCGATTAACCCAAACGACACTTCGGCTGCTACACCAACACTCGTACACGGGGGAGAGGAAGAACAAACGGAAGATActaacaaacaaacaaaccccggcaccctcctcctcctcctcttcttcttcttctcctctttatcACATTACAACGCACGCATTTGCATTCTCCTCGCTGAAGAAGTAATACGAATCCGGCGGCGCCGTCACGGGCGGCGCAGTCCAGTAGACGTACCCGCTGCCGCCGCTCTGttgcgccgccgccgtccccggaAAGTAGTACGCTGCACCGCGGCTCGCGCTCGGCCGCACAGCACTGTAGCTCACCACATACGCCGGCACATGATTCTCCACCATTCCATTACCGCCGCCACCACCATTACCACCTTTTATTGCCACCGCCCCCTCCGAAGCCCCACCGCCGCCATTGTGGCCtttctttcccttcttctttccgccgccgccgccgccgccgccgacgtctGGTTTGGGCTGCTTCGGCTGGTCCTTGCCGTCAGCTTTGTCGGGCTTATCTGATTCCTCTGCGGACGAAGCGGCGGCGCCGTCATCACCGTCATCGTCGTTATCATCATCGTTGTCCGTATCCGCGCCATGCTCATTGGCGGCGGGGAGTTTAGgtgcggcggcagcggcgggggcggcggcatTGGGCTTATTCTTGttcttgctcttcttcttcttcttcttcttcttggcaCCGCCGGGGGAGTCTGCAGAAGTGGCGTCGGGTTGGGGTTCTTGGGGCCAGAGCTCGGCATGCTTGCCCGTCTTGAGGAGCTTCTTGATGAGGGCGTCGGCCTCCACGTTCCCCGTCACCACCACCTTCTGCTGCGGCACGTCGATGCTCGTTTTATACACccctgtatatatatacaatgcatACATACATGAACAgcacgcgcgcacacacaaTATATGAAAAAGGGTGGAAATATTTGAAGATGCCGATGGGGTTTTTGGTGTTTTTGTGCGGTGATTGCACCAAAGTGGGATTTTGATGCGATTTTTGATAGAGAG from the Ananas comosus cultivar F153 unplaced genomic scaffold, ASM154086v1, whole genome shotgun sequence genome contains:
- the LOC109704165 gene encoding heavy metal-associated isoprenylated plant protein 36-like, producing MASAEEGPEPLKYQTWVLKVSIHCEGCKKKVKKVLHSIEGVYKTSIDVPQQKVVVTGNVEADALIKKLLKTGKHAELWPQEPQPDATSADSPGGAKKKKKKKKSKNKNKPNAAAPAAAAAPKLPAANEHGADTDNDDDNDDDGDDGAAASSAEESDKPDKADGKDQPKQPKPDVGGGGGGGGKKKGKKGHNGGGGASEGAVAIKGGNGGGGGNGMVENHVPAYVVSYSAVRPSASRGAAYYFPGTAAAQQSGGSGYVYWTAPPVTAPPDSYYFFSEENANACVVM